In Pseudomonas flavescens, the sequence GGCAAGACAGGCCGCGAGCTGTTGCTGGCCTCGGTGGCCGGCTACGAGGCGGGCATTCGTATCGGTGAATTCCTCGGTCGCTCCCATTACCGCATCTTCCACACCACGGCCACGGTCGGCACCCTGGCCGCTGCCGTGGCGGTGGGCAAGCTGCTGAACTTCGACAAACAGCAGTTCATTCACCTGCTCGGCAATGCTGGCACCCAGGCAGCCGGGCTCTGGGAGTTCCTGCGCGACGCCGCCGACTCCAAGCAACTGCACACCGCCAAGGCCGCCGCCGATGGGCTGCTGGCCGCGTACTTCACCGAGCAGGGCCTGACCGGTGCACAGAACATTCTCGAGGGCGAGCAGGGGATGGCCGCCGGGATGTCCAGCGATGCCAACCCGAGCAAGCTGTCGGATCGCCTCGGCAGCCGCTGGGCGCTGGCGGAGACCTCGTTCAAGTTCCATGCTTCCTGCCGGCATACCCACCCGGCCGCCGATGCCCTGCTGGGCCTGATGCAGCGCGAGGGCCTGCGGCATGGCGACATCGCCCAGGTGGTCACCCACGTGCATCAGGGCGCTATCGATGTGCTGGGGCGTGTGGTGGTGCCGCAGACCGTGCATCAGGCCAAGTTTTCCATGGGCACCGTGCTGGGCCTGATCGCCGTGCATGGCAAGGCGCAGCTCACCGAGTTCGAGAACCTGTCGCTCATTGACGCTGACGTCAGCGAATTCAGGGACAAGGTCAGCATGCGCCTCGACCCCGAGGTGGATGGCGCCTATCCGGCGCGCTGGCTGGGTCGGGTCGAAGTGCTCACCACCGACGGCCGCACCTTGCGCGGCGCCATCGACGAGCCCAAGGGCGACCCGGGCAATACCCTCAGCCGCGCCGAGCTGGAAGACAAGTTCCGCCGCCTGCTGGCGTTCGCCGGCAAGCGCAGCAGTGACCAGGCCGGCGAGCTGATCGCCAGGGTCTGGCGCCTGCGGCGAACCGCCGACCTGAGCGACCTGGCCTGACTGCGCCGAAGAATGCGCTGGATCGCTGACGCGCGATCCAGCCGACGGATCTGGACGATTGAAACGGGAAAACCGCCATGAATAACAACAATACGCAGCCCCGGCCATTGGACGGCATCACCGTGGTCAGCCTGGAGCACGCCATCGCGGCGCCGTTCTGCACCCGTCAGCTCGCCGACATGGGCGCCCGGGTGATCAAGGTCGAGCGCCCCGGCAGTGGTGATTTCGCCCGCGGTTACGACGAGCGGGTCAATGGCCTGGCGTCGCACTTCGTGTGGACCAACCGTTCCAAGGAGAGCCTGACCCTCGACCTCAAGCAGGACGATGCCGGTGAGGTGCTCGACAGCCTGCTGGCAAAGGCCGACGTACTGGTGCAGAACCTCGCACCCGGCGCGGCGGCGCGCATGGGCCTGTCGTTCGAGGCGCTGCATGAGCGCTTCCCGAGGCTGATCGTCTGCGACATTTCCGGCTACGGCGAAGGCGGCAGCTACGAGAAGAAGAAGGCCTACGACCTGCTGATCCAGAGCGAGGGGGGCTTCCTGTCGGTCACTGGCGGGGCAGGCGACGACCAACTGGCCAAGGCCGGGTGCTCCATCGCCGATATCGCCGCTGGCATGTATGCCTACAGCAACATTCTTTCGGCCCTGCTGCTGCGCGGCAGGACCGGTCTGGGCAGCCGCATCGATGTGAGCATGCTCGAGAGCCTGGTCGAGTGGATGGGGTATCCCCTGTATTACGCGTACGACGGCGCCACGCCGCCGCCGCGTGCCGGGGCCGCCCACTCGACCATCTATCCCTACGGCCCGTTTCCCGCTGGCGACGGCGGCACGGTGATGCTCGGCCTGCAGAACGAGCGCGAATGGCAGGCTTTCTGCGAGCGAGTGCTGTTGCAGCCGGAGCTGGCCGCAGACGAGCGCTTTTCGGCCAACTTCAAACGTTCGGCCAATCGGGAAGCGCTGCGCTCGATCATCGTCGAGACCTTCGCCGCGCTGAGTGCCGAACAGGTGATCGAACGGCTGGAACAGGCACAGATCGCCAACGCCCATGTCAATGACATGGCTGGCGTCTGGGCGCATCCGCAGCTCAAGGCCCGTGACCGCTGGCGCCAGGTGAACAGCCCGGCAGGCAGCCTGCCCGCGCTGCTGCCGCCTGGCAGCAACAGCGCCTTCACGCCGCGGATGGATGCGGTGCCCGCGCTGGGCGAGCACACCGAAGCCTTGTTGGCCGAGCTGGGATATAGCGATTCCGCGATAGCGGGCCTGAAGGTCAGCGGCGCGATTTGAAGCCTAGTTCGAGGCGGCCGTGGACGCTCGGTTTTGTGGGCTGAAGCCCGCCCTACGAAAGGCATACGGGTAGGGTGGGCTTCAGCCCACCAATTGGCCGTATCACCAAACAATAAGTCTTACGCCAGGAAGCAGATTCCATGACCAGACAAACCATCCGTAGCGCCTTGTTCGTACCGGGTAGCCGGCCTGATCGCTTCGCCAAGGCACTGGCCAGCGGTGCCGACACGGTCATCGTCGATTTCGAAGATGCTGTCGAAGAACCGCTCAAACGCCAGGCCCGTGAAAACCTCGGGGTGTTCCTGGCAGCCAACCCAGAAGCGCGCCTGAGAGTGCGGGTCAACTCGCCCGAGCATGCCGAGCATGAGGCCGATCTTGACTTCTGCGCCGCCCATGCGGGCGTCATCGGCGTGCTGCTGCCCAAGGTGGAAAGCGCGGCGCAGAGCGAGCGCGCTGCCGCAACTGGCAAGCCGGTCTGGCCGATCATCGAAAGCGCCCGTGGTCTGCATGACCTGCCAGCCATCGCCAGTGCGGCAGGTGTGGAGCGATTGTCGTTCGGCGGTCTGGATCTGGGCCTCGACCTCGGCCTGAACAGCGGTACGCCAGCGGCCGAGCGCATGCTCGATCAGGCGCGCTACGCGATCCTGCTGCACAGCCGTCTGGCCAATCTGGCCGCTCCGCTGGATAGCGTGTTCCCGGCGATCCAGGATCAGGCCGGCCTCGACCGCGCCAGCCGCGATGCTCGCGACATGGGGTTCGGTGGGCTGCTGTGCATCCACCCTAGCCAGGTCGCCGTGGTACACCGGGCGTTGGCGCCTTCGGCCGAGGAACTGGCCTGGGCGCGCCGGGTGCTGCAGGCCGGCGAGGGGGGCGACGGTGTTTTCGTGGTCGACGGACAGATGGTCGATGCACCGGTGGTCGGCCGCGCCAGACGCATCGCCGAGCGTGCCGGGGCAGCGGACTAGGCGGCGTTCGGAGATGCTGAACGCGCCTTTGCACAATGGTGAATTCCGTGCAGGGATCGCAACGTTGTAAACAGTAATCAGTGGCTCGAACGACTGCCCAACTACAAAAACAAGATGAGGTACACCCATGCTCAAGCTATCCCTCAAGGCGCTGGTCTGCGCTGTGTCGCTTTCCGTGGTTGGCGCGTTGCACGCTGCTGATCCCATAAGCATCAAGTTCGCCCACGTGGTTGCCGAGCACACGCCCAAGGGCCAGGGCGCGCTGCTGTTCAAGAAGCTGGCCGAGGAGCGCCTGCCCGGCCGGGTCAAGGTGGAGGTCTATCCGAACTCCTCGCTGTTCGGTGATGGCAAGGAAATGGAAGCGCTGCTGCTCGGTGACGTGCAACTGCTGGCGCCTTCGCTGGCCAAGTTCGAGCACTACGCCAAGCCGATTCAGATCTATGACCTGCCGTTCCTGTTCGACAACATGGAGGCGGTCGACCGCTTTCAGGCCAGCGAGCAGGGCAAGGCACTGCTGACCAGCATGGAAGGCAAGGGCATCACCGGCCTGGCCTATTGGCACAACGGCTTGAAGCAATTGTCGTCCAACAAGGCGATGCACGAGCCCAAGGATGCTCGTGGCCTGAAATTCCGCGTACAGGCTTCCGCGGTGCTCGACGAGCAGTTCAAGGTGCTGCGTGCCGCGCCACGCAAGATGAGCTTCGCCGAGGTCTATCAGGGCCTGCAGACCGGGGTGGTCAACGGTACCGAGAACACCTGGTCGAACTACTTCAGCCAGAAGGTGCATGAGGTGCAGCCGTTCTTCACCGAATCCAACCATGGCCTGATCGATTACATGGTGATCACCAATACCAAGTTCTGGAACAGCCTGCCGGAGGATGTACGCAGCGAGCTGGACACGATCATGGTCGAGGTGACTGCCGAGGTTAACCGGCAGGCCGACGAGCTCAACAAGGAAGCTCGTGCCGCCATCGTCAAGGCGGGCACCAGCGAGATCATCCAACTGACCCCAGAGCAACGCGAACAGTGGCGCGAAGCCATGCGCCCGGTATGGAAGAAATTCGAAAGCGATATCGGTGCCGACCTGATCAAGGCTGCCGAGGCGTCCAACCAGGCGCAGTGATCGACTACCGTTCGTGCAGCACCGCAGGCCGCTTCCATCAGGAGGCGGCCTTTGTTTTGATGGGCTATTCATCACCAGCGAGGAGAGCGGATGAACGTCAGCCAGGCACTACGTGAGCGGCGCAGCACACGGGCCTTTCTGGATCGCCCGGTGGCGACTGAACTGCTGCGCGGATTGCTCGAGCAGGCAGCCCGCGCGCCTTCCAGCGGCAACCTGCAGCCCTGGCGCATCCATGTGCTGCAGGGCGAGGCGCTGGAGCGTTTCCGCCAGCACATCGCCTTGCGGCTGCAGGACGATCCGCAGCCCGATCCTGCGGATTACCCTGTGTACCCGCAGCCGCTGCAGGAGCCCTATCGCACCTCACGGTTCGAAGTAGGCGAGCAGATGTACGCGCTGCTCGGCATTGGCCGTGAAGACAAGGCTGCGCGCCTGGCCTGGTTCGCCCGTAACTTCCGCTTTTTCGAGGCGCCCTGTGCGCTGTTCTTTTCCGTCGACCGCTGCATGGGGCCGGGGCAGTGGGCCGATCTGGGCATGTATCAGCAGAGCCTGATGTTGTTGCTCGAGGAGCACGGCCTGGACAGCTGCCCGCAGGCTTGCTGGGCGCGATACCACCTGAGCGTCGAGCGTTTCCTGCAGATACCCGCCGAGCACATGCTGCACTGCGCCATCGCCGTGGGCTATGGCGACCCCGACGCGCCGGTCAATCGACTGGTCAGCGAACGCTTGCCCCTGGAGGCGTTCTGCACCTTCGTGGAATGAGCAGGGCGGAGCGACCAGGGAATGGCTGGGTCTGAACCAATCCCTGGGTGTCGCCACGCTCGACGCCGGCTACCCGATCGCAGCCAGGGTCGAGCCTGCGACACCCAGGGCAATCGCTTCCGTTCCAGTTCCCTCCATCACCCCCGTAACAGTCGTCCCCGCCAAATCCCCTGAACCCATCGAACCCCCAGGCAGTCCTTTCAAAACCACCAAATATTTCAAAGTATTTCTGAAATTGATAACAAGTATTACGAAATGTAATTGGGCTATTCGCTGCCTGGGCAGTAATCTGCATGGCATTCACTGCCTGGGCAGGTAATTTTCGATGCCACATTTCGACCGCGAACGGTTCTCGCTGCAGCACTCACCCGGCCACCTCATTGCGCTGATCAATCAGCTCAAGGACCGCATGCTGGAACGCCATCTGGTGGATCACGGCGTGACTGCCGCGCAGTTCAAGGTGGTGCTGCTGATCAGCCAGAGCCGCGCCAGCACGCCCGCCGATCTGGTCCGTTTGCTCAGCCTCGACAGCGGGGCGATGACCCGCATGCTCGATCGCCTGGAGCAGAAGGGCCTGCTGACTCGCGAGCGCAGCTCGGAGGATCGCCGCCAGGTGCGCCTCACGCTCACCGAGGCGGGCAATGCCCTCGGCGTGCGCGTGCCGCAGATCGCCGCGGATGCCACCAATGAGCTGACCGGCTGCCTGAGCCGCACCGAACTCGACGAATTCCAACGCCTGTTGAAAAAAATGCTGATGGCCGCCGATGCGTTGCCGCACGTGCCAGGAGAATGATGAACACCATGCCGTTGCGTACCCCACTGACCCTGATTTTCAGCGCTTTGCTGCTGGCCGCCTGTGCCTCGCAGGAGGGCCTGCACACCGAAGGTCATACCCTGGATGCCGCCAGCCTGCAGGGGCAGACCTTTACCGCCAACCTGTCTCCGGCTGCCTGGCCGGCGAGCGACTGGTGGAATCGCCTGGGTGATTCGCAGTTGAGCGGGCTGATCGAAGAAGCCCTGCGCAGCAACCCGGACCTGCAGGTAGCCGATGCCCGTGCCCGCCAGGCCAACGCTGCCGTACTGGCCGCCGATGCGCAGCGCCAGCCGACCCTGGACGCCAACGCCAACGTCACCCGATCTCGATCCGCCCGGGTCGATGACCCCAGCGGGCAGGGCGGCCGTTACGGCACTTTGCGCAGTCTGTCGCTGGAGGGTGGCTACCGCTTCGATCTGTGGGGTGGCGAGCGTGCCGCCTGGGAAGCAGCGCTGGGCCGTGCCCGTGCCAGTGAAGTGGATCGCCAGGGCGCGCGCCTGACCCTGGCCGCCGACGTCACCCGTGCCTACAACGACCTCGGCCTGGCCTACGCCACTCAGGATCTTGCCGAGCAGGACCTCAAACGCAGCCGCGACATGCTCGACCTGGCCCGCAGCCGGGTCGATGCCGGCCTCGACAGCGAATACCAGTTGCAACAGACCCAGAGCCTGGAAGCCGCCGCCGAAGCCAGCCTGACCGCCGCCACCCAGCAGGTGGACAGTGCGCGCATTCGCCTGGCCGTGATGCTCGGCCAGGGCCCGGATCGCGGCGCCACGCTGCCCCGTCCGCAGCTGATCGCCCCCACGGCGGTCAGCTTGCCGGCCAACGTGCCGGCCGAACTGCTCGGTCGTCGCCCTGATCTGGTCGCCGCGCGCTGGCGTGTCGAGGCCGCCACCCGCGACATCGATGCCAGCAAGGCCGATTTCTATCCCAACCTCAACCTGAGTGTTGCCGCTGGCAGCAAGTCGCTGCTCGGCGATGCCATGTTCGGTGGTGCCAGCCGCTTCTTCAGCGTTGGCCCGGCTCTCAGCCTGCCGATCTTCGACGGTGGCGCTCGGCGCGCCGCGCTGGCTGGGCGCAACGCCGATTACGACGTGGCCGTGGCGCAGTACAACCAGACCCTGGTTGGCGCGCTGGGCGATATCGGCGATGGCATCAGCCGCATTCGTTCCCTCGAACAGCAGATCGAGCAGCAGCAACGGGCCCGTGACATCGCCCGCAGTTCCTACGACATCGCCATGCAGCGCTATGCCGATGGCATCGGCAATTACCTCGATGCGCTGAGCGTCGAGCAGCAACTGCTGCAGAGCGAACGTCAACTGGCCAATCTGCGTGCCGAGCGTATCGACGCGTCGGTGCTGCTGATGCAGGCCCTGGGTGGTGGCTTCGAGGCTGCCGCTCCGTCATCCACTTCCGCACGCTGAGTACTCGCCATGACCGAATCTCAAGCCACTCCCGCCGCCCCTAATTCGGGCAAGCGCAAACGCCTGCTGCTGGGCCTCGGCGTCATCGTCGTGCTGTGCAGCGTGGCGATCTTCGCCTACCACGAGCTGTACGGCCGTTTCTACGAAGAGACCGACGACGCCTACGTCGGCGGCAATCTGGTGCAGATCACCCCGCAGATCACCGGCACCGTCACGCGCATCGCCGTGGATGACGGTGACTATGTCGAAGCCGGTCAGCCGCTGGTGTGGCTGGACCCGGCCGATACCCAGGTGGCCCAGCAGAGCGCCGAGGCCAACCTGGCGCGTACGGTGCGCCAGGTGCGCGGGTTGTACAGCAACGTCGACAGCTACAAGGCCCAGGTGGCCTCGCGCAAGATCGACGTGCAGCGCGCCAAGGCCGACTATCAGCGACGCGTGACCCTGGCCAGCAAAGGCGCGATTTCCCGTGAGGAACTGGCCCACGCCCAGGACACCCTGAGCAGCGCGCAGAGTGCGCTGACCTCCGCCCAGCAGCAGTTGGACACCAACCAGGCGCTGGTCGATGACACCGTTATCGCTTCCCACCCGGACGTGAAAAGTGCCGCCGCACAATTGCGCCAGGCCTTTCTCAACAACGCCCGCAGCACCCTGGTGGCACCGGTCAGCGGTTACGTGGCACGCCGTTCGGTGCAGGTCGGCAGCCGCATTCAGCCCGGTACCGCGCTGATGGCCGTGGTGCCGCTGCATGAAATCTGGATCGACGCCAACTTCAAGGAAACCCAGCTGCGCGAGATGCGCATCGGCCAGCCGGTGACCGTCGAGGCCGATCTTTATGGCGATGAAGTGACCTATCAGGGCCACGTCGAGAGCCTCGGCGTAGGTACCGGCAGCGCCTTCTCCCTGCTGCCGGCGCAGAACGCCAGCGGCAACTGGATCAAGATCGTGCAGCGTCTGCCCGTGCGCATCCGCCTGGACGAAGAAGCGCTGCAGAGCCATCCGCTGCGCATCGGCCTGTCCACCGCGGTAACCGTGGACCTGCACGACCAGAGCGGTGCCCAGCTGTCCACCCAGATGCCGAGTGAGCCGCGCTTCAGTACCGCCGTCTACGACGCGCCGCTGGTCGAGGCCGATGCGCTGATCGAACGCATCATCCACGCCAATGGCCCGGCCCAGGCCTCAACGGCTCGGGGCTGACATGAGCGACGCCAACTTTCGCCCGGCCAGCATGCTGCTGGCCACCATCGGCATCTCCCTGGCGACCTTCATGCAGGTGCTCGACACCACCATCGCCAACGTCGCCTTGCCAACCATTTCCGGCAATCTGGGGGTCAGTTCGGAGCAGGGCACCTGGGTCATTACCTCGTTCGCCGTGTGCAACGCCATCGCCTTGCCGCTGACCGGCTGGCTGGCGCGGCGCTTTGGCGAGGTGAAGCTGTTCCTCGCCGCGGTGGTGCTGTTCGTGATCACCTCGTTTCTCTGCGGGATCGCCCGTTCGATGCCCGAACTGGTGGTGTTCCGCGCCCTGCAGGGGCTGGTCGCCGGCCCGCTGTATCCCATGGCGCAAACCCTGCTATTGGCGATCTTCCCCAGCGCCAAGCGGGGCATGGCCCTGGCGCTGCTGGCGATGGTCACGGTGGTCGCGCCGATCATCGGGCCGATTGCCGGCGGCTGGATCACCGACAGTTACAGCTGGCCGTGGATCTTCTTCATCAACATACCGATCGGCATTCTGGCCACCTTCGTGGTCTGGGCGCAGTTGCGCAAACGGCCGGAAACCATCGTCCACCAGCCCATCGACTACATTGGCCTGGCGTTGCTGGTGCTGGGGGTCGGCATGCTGCAGGTGGTGCTCGACAAGGGCAACGACCTGGACTGGTTCGAGTCGACCTTCATCCAGATCGGTACGGCCGTGTCGGTGGTCTCGCTGGTGGCGCTGGTGATCTGGGAACTGACCGATCAGCATCCGATCATCAACCTGCGCCTGTTCATGTACCGCAACTTCACCTTCGGTACCCTGGCGCTGGTGCTCGGTTACTCCGGGTTCTTCGGCATCAACCTGCTGCTGCCGCAGTGGCTGCAGACCCAGTTGGGTTACACGCCGATCTGGGCCGGGCTCGCGGCAGCGCCGATCGGCATCCTGCCGCTGTTCCTGTCGCCGCTGGTGGGCAAGTACGCGCACAAGTTCGACCTGCGCCTGCTGGCCGGCGGATCGTTCCTGGTGATTGGCGCGTCGTGCTTCATGCGGGCCTCGTTCAACACCGAGGTGGACTATCGGCATATCGCCGAGGTGCAGGTGTTCATGGGCCTGGGAATCGCGCTGTTCTTCATGCCCACCACCAGCATCCTGCTCTCCAGCCTGCCGCCGAAGGACATCGCCGACGGCTCCGGCCTGGCCACCTTCCTGCGCGTACTGGGCGGTAGCTTCGCGTCGTCGCTGACCACCTGGATCTGGCATCGCCGGGAGATCTATCACCACGCGCAACTGACCGAGCACGTCACGCCCTACGATCCGGCCACCCACCAGTATCTGGAGCAGCTAGGCGGCGCCTCGCAATCGGCCTACCTGCAGATCGACCGGGTGGTGGAGAGTCAGGCCTACATGCTCTCGACCGTGGATTACTTCACGCTGATGGGCTGGCTGTTCTTTGGCCTTATCCTGATCATCTACCTGGCCAAGCCGCCGTTCTCCGCCAAGGGCGCAGCGGAGTCGGGCGGGGGGCATTGAAAGCCGCGTTCACGCGCTAATGAATGAGCCGGTAGGAGCCGGCTTGCCGGCGATTGGTGGCCGTGATGCGGCTTGGGCTAAATGGCCGCAATCGCTTCGCCCGCAAGCAGGCTCCTACATCCGGCATGTAGCCCGGCGTTGAGCGCAGCGATACCCGTGAATGGTGGTGGAATAACAGCCACATCCGCGATCAGGCGCTCGCCTCGCTCATCCATTTCGGTTTCGGATAACGGCGTTCTGATGTGCCGGCCTTGAGGATCGCACCCGGCACGTCGTGGCCGATCAGGTCGGGCAGGGTGGCAGCGGCGGCCAGCAGGGCATCCAGATTCACACCGGTATCCAGGCCCATGCGCTGGAACATGTGCACCAGATCTTCCGTGCAGATATTGCCGCTGGCGCCCGGCGCATAGGGGCAGCCGCCGAGCCCGCCGAGCGATGCGTCGAAGCGGTCGATACCGGCGTTCAGCGCTGCCAGGGCGTTGGCCAGGCCCATGCCACGG encodes:
- a CDS encoding nitroreductase; its protein translation is MNVSQALRERRSTRAFLDRPVATELLRGLLEQAARAPSSGNLQPWRIHVLQGEALERFRQHIALRLQDDPQPDPADYPVYPQPLQEPYRTSRFEVGEQMYALLGIGREDKAARLAWFARNFRFFEAPCALFFSVDRCMGPGQWADLGMYQQSLMLLLEEHGLDSCPQACWARYHLSVERFLQIPAEHMLHCAIAVGYGDPDAPVNRLVSERLPLEAFCTFVE
- a CDS encoding HpcH/HpaI aldolase/citrate lyase family protein; translated protein: MTRQTIRSALFVPGSRPDRFAKALASGADTVIVDFEDAVEEPLKRQARENLGVFLAANPEARLRVRVNSPEHAEHEADLDFCAAHAGVIGVLLPKVESAAQSERAAATGKPVWPIIESARGLHDLPAIASAAGVERLSFGGLDLGLDLGLNSGTPAAERMLDQARYAILLHSRLANLAAPLDSVFPAIQDQAGLDRASRDARDMGFGGLLCIHPSQVAVVHRALAPSAEELAWARRVLQAGEGGDGVFVVDGQMVDAPVVGRARRIAERAGAAD
- a CDS encoding MmgE/PrpD family protein, with product MSTNTQQLAVFLAELRYDDLPDYVLDRTEDLFLDWLGSALASEGARPIPLFEAYAQKMGPTDGPARILVNGRGTSAYFAALVNGASSHLVEQDDLHNSSVLHPATVVFPAALAAAQDLGKTGRELLLASVAGYEAGIRIGEFLGRSHYRIFHTTATVGTLAAAVAVGKLLNFDKQQFIHLLGNAGTQAAGLWEFLRDAADSKQLHTAKAAADGLLAAYFTEQGLTGAQNILEGEQGMAAGMSSDANPSKLSDRLGSRWALAETSFKFHASCRHTHPAADALLGLMQREGLRHGDIAQVVTHVHQGAIDVLGRVVVPQTVHQAKFSMGTVLGLIAVHGKAQLTEFENLSLIDADVSEFRDKVSMRLDPEVDGAYPARWLGRVEVLTTDGRTLRGAIDEPKGDPGNTLSRAELEDKFRRLLAFAGKRSSDQAGELIARVWRLRRTADLSDLA
- a CDS encoding efflux transporter outer membrane subunit; translation: MNTMPLRTPLTLIFSALLLAACASQEGLHTEGHTLDAASLQGQTFTANLSPAAWPASDWWNRLGDSQLSGLIEEALRSNPDLQVADARARQANAAVLAADAQRQPTLDANANVTRSRSARVDDPSGQGGRYGTLRSLSLEGGYRFDLWGGERAAWEAALGRARASEVDRQGARLTLAADVTRAYNDLGLAYATQDLAEQDLKRSRDMLDLARSRVDAGLDSEYQLQQTQSLEAAAEASLTAATQQVDSARIRLAVMLGQGPDRGATLPRPQLIAPTAVSLPANVPAELLGRRPDLVAARWRVEAATRDIDASKADFYPNLNLSVAAGSKSLLGDAMFGGASRFFSVGPALSLPIFDGGARRAALAGRNADYDVAVAQYNQTLVGALGDIGDGISRIRSLEQQIEQQQRARDIARSSYDIAMQRYADGIGNYLDALSVEQQLLQSERQLANLRAERIDASVLLMQALGGGFEAAAPSSTSAR
- a CDS encoding efflux RND transporter periplasmic adaptor subunit → MTESQATPAAPNSGKRKRLLLGLGVIVVLCSVAIFAYHELYGRFYEETDDAYVGGNLVQITPQITGTVTRIAVDDGDYVEAGQPLVWLDPADTQVAQQSAEANLARTVRQVRGLYSNVDSYKAQVASRKIDVQRAKADYQRRVTLASKGAISREELAHAQDTLSSAQSALTSAQQQLDTNQALVDDTVIASHPDVKSAAAQLRQAFLNNARSTLVAPVSGYVARRSVQVGSRIQPGTALMAVVPLHEIWIDANFKETQLREMRIGQPVTVEADLYGDEVTYQGHVESLGVGTGSAFSLLPAQNASGNWIKIVQRLPVRIRLDEEALQSHPLRIGLSTAVTVDLHDQSGAQLSTQMPSEPRFSTAVYDAPLVEADALIERIIHANGPAQASTARG
- a CDS encoding CaiB/BaiF CoA transferase family protein; protein product: MNNNNTQPRPLDGITVVSLEHAIAAPFCTRQLADMGARVIKVERPGSGDFARGYDERVNGLASHFVWTNRSKESLTLDLKQDDAGEVLDSLLAKADVLVQNLAPGAAARMGLSFEALHERFPRLIVCDISGYGEGGSYEKKKAYDLLIQSEGGFLSVTGGAGDDQLAKAGCSIADIAAGMYAYSNILSALLLRGRTGLGSRIDVSMLESLVEWMGYPLYYAYDGATPPPRAGAAHSTIYPYGPFPAGDGGTVMLGLQNEREWQAFCERVLLQPELAADERFSANFKRSANREALRSIIVETFAALSAEQVIERLEQAQIANAHVNDMAGVWAHPQLKARDRWRQVNSPAGSLPALLPPGSNSAFTPRMDAVPALGEHTEALLAELGYSDSAIAGLKVSGAI
- a CDS encoding TRAP transporter substrate-binding protein, with amino-acid sequence MLKLSLKALVCAVSLSVVGALHAADPISIKFAHVVAEHTPKGQGALLFKKLAEERLPGRVKVEVYPNSSLFGDGKEMEALLLGDVQLLAPSLAKFEHYAKPIQIYDLPFLFDNMEAVDRFQASEQGKALLTSMEGKGITGLAYWHNGLKQLSSNKAMHEPKDARGLKFRVQASAVLDEQFKVLRAAPRKMSFAEVYQGLQTGVVNGTENTWSNYFSQKVHEVQPFFTESNHGLIDYMVITNTKFWNSLPEDVRSELDTIMVEVTAEVNRQADELNKEARAAIVKAGTSEIIQLTPEQREQWREAMRPVWKKFESDIGADLIKAAEASNQAQ
- a CDS encoding MarR family winged helix-turn-helix transcriptional regulator, with the translated sequence MPHFDRERFSLQHSPGHLIALINQLKDRMLERHLVDHGVTAAQFKVVLLISQSRASTPADLVRLLSLDSGAMTRMLDRLEQKGLLTRERSSEDRRQVRLTLTEAGNALGVRVPQIAADATNELTGCLSRTELDEFQRLLKKMLMAADALPHVPGE
- a CDS encoding DHA2 family efflux MFS transporter permease subunit: MSDANFRPASMLLATIGISLATFMQVLDTTIANVALPTISGNLGVSSEQGTWVITSFAVCNAIALPLTGWLARRFGEVKLFLAAVVLFVITSFLCGIARSMPELVVFRALQGLVAGPLYPMAQTLLLAIFPSAKRGMALALLAMVTVVAPIIGPIAGGWITDSYSWPWIFFINIPIGILATFVVWAQLRKRPETIVHQPIDYIGLALLVLGVGMLQVVLDKGNDLDWFESTFIQIGTAVSVVSLVALVIWELTDQHPIINLRLFMYRNFTFGTLALVLGYSGFFGINLLLPQWLQTQLGYTPIWAGLAAAPIGILPLFLSPLVGKYAHKFDLRLLAGGSFLVIGASCFMRASFNTEVDYRHIAEVQVFMGLGIALFFMPTTSILLSSLPPKDIADGSGLATFLRVLGGSFASSLTTWIWHRREIYHHAQLTEHVTPYDPATHQYLEQLGGASQSAYLQIDRVVESQAYMLSTVDYFTLMGWLFFGLILIIYLAKPPFSAKGAAESGGGH